The stretch of DNA TAGATACCGATGGCGTTCCGGATCGGACTCGCGTACCTGTTCTCCTTGACGGCCCAGATCTCGTACGTGAGATCCGTGACGAACCCGAGGAAGAACAGGACGGACGCGAAGAGCATGAGCGAGGGATTGGTGAAGAACCCGACAGCACCCGCGGCGAATCCGGCGACGAACAGTCCCTTGGCGTAGGTCTGCCAGCCCGCGAACGATCGGTCGGTGCGGTAGACGACGACCACGATGCCAGCCGTGAGGAGTCCCGTAATGATCGTCGTGATAGCGAGCGCCGGAACTCGAAGCGCGGACGGTGCAATCACGAGGATCGCGGAGCCGAGGAGCGTATACCCGAACTGAATCAGCGTGACGCCCGCGCCCGCGATCGGAATGTTCCCCGTTTCGATCCCCCTGTTCGACACCCAGAAGCCGCCACCGATCGTGACGACGAAGGTACCGATTCCGACAAAGTAGTTCGAGAAGAGGATGAGTCCGAGGTCCGCAAGCGGCGTGTAACTCCCAACCAGCATCAACAGGATGTTTGCCGCGACGAGCGCGGTCGCGATCCCCGCAACTTTTGGGACGTTGACCGTTGACGCGTACTGGTCGGTCCGTGTACTGCTATGGACTGATGACATGTTCGTACGCACAACGATAGAACATGGTGATAAATATTACTGTCCGTACTGCGTAGAACAACGTCGTACGCGGCTGGCACGGGACCACAGCGGTCACGGGTCACGGTCCGTCGCGATCGGTGATCGGTGCCGAGACAGGACGGATGTGGTCGATGATAGTTCACTGAATGACCGCCTCGCCGTAACGGCGAGGGATTCTCTCCCCGACGCACGAGAGTGCGGTCGGCGGGCTTTCGGCGGTGCGTCCGCGCTCGCTCGAGTTCGCCGTCCGGATCGGTGACCGCTCGAGCACGGCACCGGCGTCCCGTCCCGATTTCTACGGCCGGAGTTCGGGAGACGGGTGAAAAGCCGTTGATCGTCGCCTCGATCCGGATCCTGCCGGCGATCGCTCCCGACGGGCGAGCCGTCCGCAGGTTGAAATACGGACGGGTGACCAGAGTCGCCGTGAGCTACGAGCTGATTCCGGAGACGTGTGTGGAGCGCACCGATTCCCGCCGTTTCGATCGGGTGGATCATGGGACATAGGGCGCTGGTCGCCTATCGGCGACCGGATCGGCTCTACGACGTGCGGTACAGTCACTGGGGTGGCGAGGACCTCACGCTCGCGGACGCGATCACGGCCGCGACGCCGCTGGCCAACGGCGCGATCGACGGTTCGCTGCTGGCGGATTCGATCTCCCGGGACCGGATCTTGACGGACTATCTCGATCCCTGCGTTCACGAGGCGCTGTACCTCGTCAGCCCGGCAGCGGGCTACGCGGTCGACCCCTATTTGGTCTGCTGGCTCGAGTGGGGTGACGGCCGGGACGGCGGTCGGGGCGCGATCGTCGCGTCGCAGCCCGGCGACGGCACGACGAGGACCTGGTTTCGCGCCACGAAGACCGTGCTGGCCGATATCGTCGAGATGGGAGTGCTCTCACGACGGGCCGCACAGGCGTATCTCGAGGCCCGCGTCTGCGAGGAGCGTGCGGGAATCCCCTACACGTACACGTCCGGCGATTCGGACGAGACGGCGGCCGACGACGCAACGTACACGCCGACGCCGGATTACTGGCCCGCCGACGAGCGACGGGACGGCGGTGATCGAACGGGATACGGCGACCGAACCGACGAGTGAGAATCGGGTGGCCGAGCGGGCGAGCGAAAGGCGGGTTCTGGCTCACTCGTCACTCGTCGGTCGTCCAGCGCGCGTCGGCGAGCGTCCGCTGGACGACCTCGTTGCCGACGGCTTCCCCCAGCGTCTCGAACCCGGCGCGCTCGCTCCGGTCGCTCGCGTTCGCGACCAGCCGCGAGACGATGAACTCCGGCGTCGACCGACCCACGGTGCCAAAGCGGGGCTGGTAGTCGACCAGCAACTCGAGGTCGGGGTTCAGCCCCTCCGCGAAGATGCCGTCGACCCGCGCCTCGGGCGGCAGCGGCTCGAGGTCGTCCGCGAGGTGGGTGACGAACACGCCGAGCGCTTCGCGGTCGACGGAGAGCGTGACGAGGCCGTGGAGCAGGTCCGCCGCGCTGCCCGGTTCCGTGATCGCCTCGAACTCGTCGACCAGCATCAGCGTGCGCCCGCCCGAGGATAGCGGCGGGACGATCGACCGGAGGGTGGACTCGAGGACGCCGGCGTTGAAACTCGCGTGTCGGCGGTGGAAGACCAGCGAGTCGACGGGGGTCACCTCGGCCCGGTCCGCGGGGACCGGCAGCCCCATCGTCGCCAGCAGGACGACCTGACACAGCGTCTCGAGCAGGGTCGTCTTCCCGCCGCTGTTCGCGCCCGTCAGGACGGCGACGCGTTCCTCGCCGGGGACCGAGTCGACGCCGTCCGGAACGCTCGCGACGCCGTGTTCACCGAGCGCGTACGTGACCGGTTGCACCGACTCGTCGTCGCGCGCGGCGAGCGTGAGGTTGCGCGCGTTGACGACGGAGACGGCGTCGTCGTCGCCCTCGAGGAAGGCCGGTCGCGTGCAGTCGTACTCGAGCGCGAACCGGGCCAGCGAGAGGTGCAAGGCGATGTCGTCGACCGCGTCGACGGCCCGATCGACGGCGTCGCGGTTCTCCGCGAGCGTTCCCTTGAGATCGCTGGCGACCAACACCTCGCGTTCGTCGATCGCGGCGGTGAGATCGCTCCGGAGGGTTCGCAACGTGGTGCCGACGAAGTCCGTCGCGTCGGTCGCGTCGGCCGGCATCGCACCCCGGACCTGATCGATCGTGACCTCGGTCTCGGTCAGCAGGCGGTCCTCGAAGGCGTCGCGGAACTGGTCGACGTCGCGGACGCCGTCCGAGCGCAGGTCCTCGATCAGCTCGAGGGCGTTGGCGTCCATATCCTCGATCGCCCCCAGCGTGTCCCGGAGCCGGTCGAGTTCCTCGTCGGCACCCTCGCGGACGCGGCCGCCGTCCAGCGCCGCCAGCGCCTCGGCGGCCTCCGCGAGTCGGTCGCGCTCGAGGCCGGCGATGGCGGCGAACGGGCCGGAGTCGACGCCGGCTTCGAGTAAGGCGAGCGCAGCCTCGACGGCCGCGTGTTCGCTCTCCTCGCGCTCGTCGTACCGCTCGTAGGCCTCGAGAACGGCCTCCCGATCGGCGTCCTCGAGCGCGGCCCAGGCGTCGCGGGCCGCGAGCACGTCGTCGAGCCGGTCCGTCATGGCCTCGCGGGACGTCAGCGGTGTGAGCACGCGGATCCGGTCGGCCGCACGCTGCGTGACTGCGTGCTCGACCGCCAGGTCGAGCAGGTCCTTGTACGCCGATCGCGCGTCGCCGGTCGCCAGCACGTCGATCCCGTCGCCGCCCGTCGCCCGGCGGAGGATGCGCGTCGCTCGCCCCCGCGCGAGGCCGGCGTCGGCGAGCGCGCGCACGTCACCGCTCTCGATGGCCTCGATCGCGCGCTCCCGCCCCAGCTCGTCGACCAGCGTCGCCCGCGTCTTCGGCCCGACGCCCCAGTACTCCTCGAGTCGCATACTGATCGGATTCGAGTCGACTCTCTTGAACACTGTGCCTCGAGCGCCGGATCGCCGCGCTGGTACCCATTCGTGCGTTCCCCACGATCTACGGCTTGGCCTCGAACACGGGGTTCAGGGGCGTCTCGGTCGCTCGGTAGACCACGTGAGGTTGCCGTCGGCGAGCGCGAGCGGACGTGCGCCGCTGCACCCACTGATCGTCCATGTCGCGGAAGGCGTCGAACGTGGCTACGAAGCCGTACGCAGCGCCGGCGACGCGGGTCGTCGATAGACACGTTCGTGGTTCGCGACCGCCGATCCGCGATTCGAACCGATCGGGATCGAACGCGTGCGCGACGAGCGCTGCCCCATGGATCGCTCGCTCGAGACCGCGGCTCGGCGGCGATCGCACTCCGGCACCGCCACTCCCTCGAGGTATGCACGAACGTGCACGAAATTCGCCGTCGGGGACTGCATTGAAAGCACAAACACGGGGATTTTTATCGGCTGGGTGCCCTACTGACTTCCATGACTGATGGGCGGGGCGAGACTCCCCGGCGAACAGGAATGACCGAGAAGTGCGGCGTCGTCGGCGTCTCACTCGACGGTCGAAACGCGGCGCGACCGTTGTACTACGCGCTCTACGCGCTCCAGCATCGCGGTCAGGAGTCCGCGGGGATCGTCACCCACGACGGGTTTCAACAGCACAGCCACGTCGAGATGGGACTGGTGGGGGACGCCTTCGGTGAAGACGATCTCGACACGCTCAACGGCGCTGCGGGGATTGGCCACGTCCGGTATCCGACGGCCGGTTCGGTCGACTCCTCCTGTGCACAGCCCTTCTCCGTCTCGTTCAAGAGCGGCTCACTCGGCCTGAGCCACAACGGCAACCTCGTCAACGCCGACGAGATCCGCGACGAACTCGCCGCCGCGGGTCACGCCTTCACCAGCGACGGCGACACCGAAGTCATCGCCCACGACCTCGCGCGCAACCTCCTGGAGGAAGACCTCGTTCGCGCCGTCAAACACACGATGGGGCGCATTCACGGCTCCTACTCGCTGACGATCAGCCACGACGACACCATCCTCGGCGTGCGCGATCCGCAGGGGAACCGGCCGCTCTGTATCGGCGAACTCGAGGACGGCTACATCCTCGCCTCGGAATCGGCCGCGATCGACACCCTGGACGGGGAACTCGTCCGCGACGTCCGCCCGGGCGAACTGGTCGTCCTGCAGGACGACGGCGAGGGGTTTGACTCCTACCAGCTCGTCGAGCAGGAGAACACCGCTCACTGCTTTTTCGAACACGTCTACTTCGCGCGACCCGACAGCGTCATCGACGACACGCTCGTCTACGAGGCCCGGCGCTCGCTCGGCCGCAAGCTCTGGGAGGAGAGCGGCGTCGAGACCGACGTCGTGATGCCCGTCCCGGACTCCGGACGCGCGTTCGCCGCCGGCTACGCCGACGCCGCGAGCGAGACGACCGCCGACGGCGAGTCACGGGCCGCCGACGACGACGGCGTCGAGTTCGCCGAGGGGCTGATGAAGAACCGGTACGTCGGCCGGACCTTCATCATGCCGACACAGGACGAGCGCGAACGCGCGGTGCGGCTCAAGCTCAACCCGATCAAGTCGACGATCGAGGGGAAGACCGTCACCGTCATCGACGACTCGATCGTCCGCGGGACGACCTCGACCCAGCTCGTCCAGCTGCTCAAAGACTGCGGGGCCGAGGAGGTCCACGTCCGCATCGGCGCGCCCGCGATCGTCGCCCCCTGTTACATGGGCATCGACATGGCCACCCGCGAGGAGCTGATCGCCGCGGGCAGATCGACCGACGAGATCCGCGACGCGATCGACGCCGACAGCCTCGCCTACCTCTCGACCGACGCCGTCGCCGACGTGCTCGAGGAAGACCGCATCGACCTCTGCCTGGGCTGCGTGACAGGCGAGTACCCGTACGACATCGAGGGCGAGGAGACCGACCGCGACGTGAGCCGGCCTGACGTGGGCGGGACGCGGCTTCCCGCGGACGACTAACTGTTGTTGGGAATACGGCTTCTTTGGTCAGTCTCGAAAGAGAACAGAACTCGGTTGATGGAAGGAGAGAAATATAGGCTTCTTCGACATCGTTGACGGATCGTAACGGATGCGTTCGATAGTAAGTACTTCCATCCGGGAGTGTACAGTCCAAAGATATTACTATCGGAAATGGCCCATGTACAATTGGAATAGGGGTTATTAATAACCATGTATGATAACAATTACTAACACAACGAACACTGAAAATCCGTCTGGGCGCGTCTCTGAGAGCCCACAACCGTAATACTGAGGAAAGAACATGGACTCAGAACGACCGAACGTGAGAGTCAGAGAGGATGAATCGCCAGGAGAAAATTATCTAGTAGAAATAGAATACAGCGACGAGCATGTCGAACAAATCGAAAAAGAAATCGAAAGACAACTAATCGACAGAGGCGTCGATACGAGGGGTGTGGACATCGCGGGAACACTCGGTGTAGGCGACACAGTGGAGTGCCATCACTTCAAAAACTGCCTAGTAGTGTGCACAAAATACTAACCGTCTCATTCAGTAGGTGATTTTTCGTTTTTGTATGGTATCCGGGTCCGCTCGCGGATACAAACGGCGTTCGCTGACCGCACAGGTCACCCGTGGAACGCCTCCGCGAACTCAGCCGGCAGCGTGCCGATGTCGATCCCCCACGCGATCGGCAGCCAGCCGACCGCCACGAGCGTGATCAACACGATGCCAATGACGTTGAGTCCGACGCCGATCTTGGCCATCTGCGGGAGCGTGATGTAACCGCTCCCGAAGACGATCGCGTTCGGCGGGGTTGCGACCGGCAGCATGAACGCGAACGAGGCGGCGGTCGCGCCCGCGATCATCAGCCCGAACGGGTGGACGCCGATCCCCACCGCCACGCCGGCGAGAATGGGCATGAGCATCGCCGTCGTCGCCGTGTTCGACGTGACCTCCGTCAGGAAGATCGTCATCACGACCACCGCGAACAGGATCGCGATCATCGGCACGCCCTCGAGGAGTCCGAGCCCTTCGCCGATCCAGGCCGCGAGGCCGGTGTCGCCGAAGCCGCTGGCGATCGCGAGGCCGCCGCCGAACAGGAGGATGACGCCCCACGGGATGTCGACGGCGTGGGTCCAGTCGAGCAGGAAGGTGCGGTCGCCGTCCGCGGTCGTCGTCGGCAGCGTGAACAGGACCATCGCGCCGCCGATCGCGACGATCGTGTCGGCGTCCTCCGGCGGGGCGACTCCGAGGAGCGGATCGATCAGGCTAGCTCCGATCCAGGCCGCGGCCATCCCGACGAAGACGACGGCGACCCACCGCTCTTGTCTGTTCATCGGCCCGAGTCGCTCGAGTTCGCGGTCGATGGTGTCCGCCCCGGCGGGAAGCTCGTCGAACTGCGGCGACACCGCGCGAGTGACGTACACGTAGACGGCGACGAGGCCGATCGCCGAGATCGGGACGCCGTAGAGCATCCACTCGGCGAACGAGACCGACTGGCCGAAGAGCGCGTCGGCCTGGCCCGCGAAGAGGACGTTCGGCGGCGTGCCGATGAGCGTCGAGACGCCGCCGACGGACGCGCCGTAGGCGATACAGAGCATCAGCGCGATCCCGAAGGAGAAGTTCCCTTCGGTCGTCTCGACCGCGAGGTCGGTCTCGTCGATCAGGTCCGCGGTCTGGTAGATGACCGCCAGCGCGATCGGCACCATCATCATCACGGTCGCGCTGTTGGAGACCCACATCGAGAGGAACGCGGTCGCGAGCATGAACCCGAGAATGAGTCTCGAGGGTTCGGTGCCGACCGCTTTGATCGTCCGGAGGGCGATCCGCCGGTGGAGCCCCCACCGCTGCATCGCCATCGCGAGGAAGAAGCCGCCCATGAACAGGAAGATCAGCGGGTGGCCGTACGACGGCGTCGTGTCCGCGACGGGAAGGGCGCCGGTCAGCGGGAATAGAACGATCGGCAGC from Natrinema salaciae encodes:
- a CDS encoding DUF6735 family protein, producing the protein MGHRALVAYRRPDRLYDVRYSHWGGEDLTLADAITAATPLANGAIDGSLLADSISRDRILTDYLDPCVHEALYLVSPAAGYAVDPYLVCWLEWGDGRDGGRGAIVASQPGDGTTRTWFRATKTVLADIVEMGVLSRRAAQAYLEARVCEERAGIPYTYTSGDSDETAADDATYTPTPDYWPADERRDGGDRTGYGDRTDE
- a CDS encoding MutS-related protein, with the protein product MRLEEYWGVGPKTRATLVDELGRERAIEAIESGDVRALADAGLARGRATRILRRATGGDGIDVLATGDARSAYKDLLDLAVEHAVTQRAADRIRVLTPLTSREAMTDRLDDVLAARDAWAALEDADREAVLEAYERYDEREESEHAAVEAALALLEAGVDSGPFAAIAGLERDRLAEAAEALAALDGGRVREGADEELDRLRDTLGAIEDMDANALELIEDLRSDGVRDVDQFRDAFEDRLLTETEVTIDQVRGAMPADATDATDFVGTTLRTLRSDLTAAIDEREVLVASDLKGTLAENRDAVDRAVDAVDDIALHLSLARFALEYDCTRPAFLEGDDDAVSVVNARNLTLAARDDESVQPVTYALGEHGVASVPDGVDSVPGEERVAVLTGANSGGKTTLLETLCQVVLLATMGLPVPADRAEVTPVDSLVFHRRHASFNAGVLESTLRSIVPPLSSGGRTLMLVDEFEAITEPGSAADLLHGLVTLSVDREALGVFVTHLADDLEPLPPEARVDGIFAEGLNPDLELLVDYQPRFGTVGRSTPEFIVSRLVANASDRSERAGFETLGEAVGNEVVQRTLADARWTTDE
- the purF gene encoding amidophosphoribosyltransferase, with protein sequence MTEKCGVVGVSLDGRNAARPLYYALYALQHRGQESAGIVTHDGFQQHSHVEMGLVGDAFGEDDLDTLNGAAGIGHVRYPTAGSVDSSCAQPFSVSFKSGSLGLSHNGNLVNADEIRDELAAAGHAFTSDGDTEVIAHDLARNLLEEDLVRAVKHTMGRIHGSYSLTISHDDTILGVRDPQGNRPLCIGELEDGYILASESAAIDTLDGELVRDVRPGELVVLQDDGEGFDSYQLVEQENTAHCFFEHVYFARPDSVIDDTLVYEARRSLGRKLWEESGVETDVVMPVPDSGRAFAAGYADAASETTADGESRAADDDGVEFAEGLMKNRYVGRTFIMPTQDERERAVRLKLNPIKSTIEGKTVTVIDDSIVRGTTSTQLVQLLKDCGAEEVHVRIGAPAIVAPCYMGIDMATREELIAAGRSTDEIRDAIDADSLAYLSTDAVADVLEEDRIDLCLGCVTGEYPYDIEGEETDRDVSRPDVGGTRLPADD
- a CDS encoding SLC13 family permease; the encoded protein is MVAERERAARAASRRLWRYLWIVNARTKAYLTLDAPAMIADMDELTAEERRLARRAFPDGGRDGDERGGRESGTETADGPGGGAGGGDGSRGDDGSPFDVGGTYGLRQRVGFVLGPLLFALIFLSPTPEGLSAAGKAVAAVTAWIAVWWMSEAIPIPATSLLPIVLFPLTGALPVADTTPSYGHPLIFLFMGGFFLAMAMQRWGLHRRIALRTIKAVGTEPSRLILGFMLATAFLSMWVSNSATVMMMVPIALAVIYQTADLIDETDLAVETTEGNFSFGIALMLCIAYGASVGGVSTLIGTPPNVLFAGQADALFGQSVSFAEWMLYGVPISAIGLVAVYVYVTRAVSPQFDELPAGADTIDRELERLGPMNRQERWVAVVFVGMAAAWIGASLIDPLLGVAPPEDADTIVAIGGAMVLFTLPTTTADGDRTFLLDWTHAVDIPWGVILLFGGGLAIASGFGDTGLAAWIGEGLGLLEGVPMIAILFAVVVMTIFLTEVTSNTATTAMLMPILAGVAVGIGVHPFGLMIAGATAASFAFMLPVATPPNAIVFGSGYITLPQMAKIGVGLNVIGIVLITLVAVGWLPIAWGIDIGTLPAEFAEAFHG